The Engystomops pustulosus chromosome 1, aEngPut4.maternal, whole genome shotgun sequence genome has a window encoding:
- the RILPL1 gene encoding RILP-like protein 1 isoform X4 gives MEGISALEKNVAELTVMDVYDIASAVGQEFERVIDQYGCEAISRLMPKVVRVLEILEVLVSRNNINPELEELRLELDRLRLERMDRIEKEKKHQKELELVEDVWRGEAQDLLGQIAQLQEENKNLLSNISLKDVNLTDEDFQKHEGMSERERQVMKKLKEVVDKQRDEIRAKDRELVLKNEDVEALQQQQNRLMKINHDLRHRITVVEAQGKSLIEQKVELEAYLQAKEQESGNMRVEISKMRERLKGEPMQNGEETKEKTEAINEDPIFDPEKMSIDLKDSSRPRFTLQELRDVLHERNELKAKVFMLQEELAYYKSEEADEENKVPQSSPVINPKPPNPQESGIKRLMFTAIMPMVAAGLIADDPTLQPISRLISLV, from the exons ATGGAGGGGATCTCAGCCCTGGAGAAGAATGTGGCCGAGCTGACAGTCATGGATGTCTATGACATCGCATCAGCAGTGGGCCAGGAGTTTGAGCGAGTCATTGACCAGTATGGCTGCGAGGCTATTAGTCGCCTCATGCCCAAAGTTGTGCGGGTCCTGGAGATCCTGGAGGTCCTGGTGAGCAGGAACAACATTAACCCCGAGCTGGAGGAGCTGCGGCTGGAGCTGGACAGACTGAGGCTGGAGCGGATGGACAGGATAGAGAAGGAGAAGAAGCACCAGAAG GAGCTTGAGCTGGTGGAGGATGTTTGGAGGGGAGAAGCCCAGGACCTTCTTGGCCAAATTGCTcaactacaggaggagaataAAAATTTACTTTCCAATATATCTCTAAAGGATGTCAATTTGACAGATGAAGACTTTCAGAAACATGAAG GCATGTCAGAGAGAGAAAGGCAAGTGATGAAAAAACTAAAGGAAGTGGTGGACAAACAAAGAGATGAAATAAGAGCCAAAGACAGAGAACTGGTTCTGAAGAATGAAGATGTAGAAGCA CTACAACAGCAGCAGAATCGTCTCATGAAAATTAATCATGACCTCCGACACCGCATCACAGTGGTGGAGGCACAAGGGAAATCGCTGATTGAGCAGAAAGTGGAGCTAGAAGCCTATCTACAAGCCAAGGAGCAGGAGTCTGGTAACATGAGAGTGGAAATTTCAAAAATGAGGGAAAGGCTGAAAGGAGAGCCAATGCAAAATGGTGAAGAGACAAAAGAGAAG ACTGAAGCCATAAATGAAGATCCTATTTTTGACCCTGAGAAGATGTCTATTGATCTTAAAGACTCCAGTCGGCCAAGGTTTACACTGCAGGAACTGAGAGATGTATTACATGAAAGAAATGAACTAAAGGCCAAAGTATTTATGCTGCAGGAAGAACTTGCGTATTATAAAAG TGAAGAAGCAGATGAGGAAAACAAGGTTCCACAGTCTTCACCGGTAATTAACCCCAAACCTCCCAACCCACAGGAGTCTGGTATCAAAAGGCT